The genomic segment CATTTGTACCTCAAAGACTTCATTCTGCATACAGTGAATGATGATTTAAAAACCCATAgacttaatatttaaatatgtgatCATCTCCTATAGTTTCTCTCAAGAACTTCCTATACTTCCTTCCAAGAACTTCCTGAAGAACTATAAAGATGACTGCAATAATGTACTGCCATCTGCCAGATGAATAACCTAAATCCACCAGCTCCATTCTCTATCTATCCTCGGAAATGACACATCTGTGCAAATTCTGCAGCTGCATTTCAGAGTACAGAGCTAAGGATGTTGTCCTTCATAAAAAGGACGTTCTTTAGGATTATTTGAGCTATGACTATTTAATTTAAGTTATAGTGTATAATGTAATCCTTCTGAGGTAACTAATACCTAATGAATATAAAGAAGAATAATTGCAATCTAGTATACTCTAGATTGTGTTATTAAGGATTTGGTGCTTCAGCAACAGGCAAGACCAAAGTCACTGCACATGAAGAAGAGGTCCCACAGACAGAACTGGAAAGGTGAGTAGTTaagtttttgcatttattttatttcatactgtttatttaaatcaacCAGTTATTTGTTGATGGGGGTTTTAAACTATCAAAAAAGAGCCAAACTCTGTGTAGAACACAGAGTTAGAGGGTTACAGTGAACTCCCTTTTATGAGTTGCTGTATTTCAATTGCCACACTTTCCTGATGGTCATAATGACATATCAGAATTTAATGACAGGAGACACGGAATGACGGGGATCCATCACTGGCCAAATTATCAGTGATTTAGATAGCACTAAAAATAGTTGTATAAGAGTCACTTAACACAAGAACCATTTCCTTAGCCCAGGCAGACATTTGGTGTCTGGCCCATTCATCGAGACAAGcattagtttttaattttatagtGCTGTCACTAATACGTTACATTAGCTCGGTTTACAGTACATTCATAACACTCACTTGGTTATGTCATATTAGGGTCACTTGgggcacagcagtgttttgatttattgTAGATTTTACCATAGATTTAATTGTATTTTGGGGGAAAAGGAACCTCAAATGATCagagtaaatacacacacatagcaaaaccaataaaatacaaaaagtactataaggcagaagaaaaacacataaacaaataaacaaatacatacataactgaatagataaatacataaaatacgGTTTACAGCACAGGTAGTTCAGATAATCTTTTTGTTATACACAGCATTTTAGACCAgataaagttgttgttttgaaataaaGGTAGCACAAATATGGTTTATACttgaaaatatttgtaattGTATACTTgtcttgtgtgtattttaattacTGTACTTGCCTTTCTTTGTAGTTTAAGTCTCTTTagaatattcatttatttgccACACTTAATGCTACCGATCAATATAAAAATAGCCAATACGTAATTAGTCAGTATTAGTAGTTATGAATGGTCTTTTTAGATTTTAATGTTATAGCCAGACATTTactcagttcactgtctgtagACCTCTGAACATGTGATGGTATCATTgtcacccctctctcttttgctttgaCCAGATTGGACGCCTTGCGATCGAAACTGGAACAATCAGCAGATGCATTCATCAGGGCCAGgaaagagctggaggagataTTCGTAAGAGGCTTTTCCTTTGGTCTTAAATCTTTAGAACAGGCGGAAATGTCTTTGTCTCCATCATATCTTCAGACTGAGAGATGATAGGCTTTATCACGTACTGAATATTCACTTCTGACATGACTTTTCCTTTCAGAATAGCTGCTTGCAGGGccgtgtgttttttctttgttcactCATTTCCAAGACACTATGCTACCTTtatccttttttctttatttcctgtaTATTGCTGTGGTTTTTGAGTTTTCCTTATTATCTTCTTTCTCCTGTATTTTAATTAgtcagcagagggcagcagcgAACAAGGACATTCCCTCACTGGATCTTCAGCTGACCTGAAGACTGagctacagagacacagagagctgAGTAAGTACGCAAAGTGACTTCCATTGGTAAATATGAATGTGTCAGAAAGTCAGGTTAAAACTGAGGTTGCATGGAATTTGATGCATTTTCTACTGACACAACTGGAGAGAAAATAGATTAAACCACAGATTTATATTCTGTTTGCAGTTATTTTTGGCATCAAAAAGACACTAATTTTGTGTCAGGCTCCATAtttgttctctcttttcattgtatgttgatgtttctgtctttttcagcaTCCAGAGTAGAGTCAtctttaaaaggaaataaagacCCCAACAATCACCATCAAGGTAATTTATCtaataataaaaccaaacacagtGTAAGAGTAAACAGTCTTTATTGTTTAACATTCATGTGCTATTATGCTTTTATACCATCTAGATAAACTCACCTATTCATTTTACTGGATTTTATCACACTGATCACAGAGGCTTTATGGCCACGTGCTAAGTGGATCTGAGGGTTGAACAATATCACAAGATTTACAGCTGCCACACATGTTTGAAGATAAGTGCAGAAGTTCAGCAGCTATTTTTCTCATAGGCTACATTCATTTTTGGCCTTTTTGACGACTTGTATGTTGTATGTGCTTTGGGAATTTTATAGTTTTCTAAGTAATGTTCCTGCTCTATACTTTTTGACCAAACTACTCCACTCGAGACTGAGGGCCGTTGTCCCCCGCATTGTACCTGACTGTTTTTGGTGGCACTATTTTTCAGTGACAGCCTTCACCAAATTGCTCCATGTAGACTGTTGCGATTGTGGTGATTGTGACCTTATTTGTGGGTCAGTAAAGGACTAGAAGAAAActagagagaagaagaaaatttgCCCCAATTGTTTGCTTCAATTCAAGA from the Lates calcarifer isolate ASB-BC8 linkage group LG17, TLL_Latcal_v3, whole genome shotgun sequence genome contains:
- the itgb3bp gene encoding uncharacterized protein itgb3bp, with product MPVRRSLHMDNAHHRPASKIPVPARNHATLTRTAASQAATGKTKVTAHEEEVPQTELERLDALRSKLEQSADAFIRARKELEEIFSAEGSSEQGHSLTGSSADLKTELQRHRELTSRVESSLKGNKDPNNHHQGPVKMGSSCEFLKSIMG